One Theropithecus gelada isolate Dixy chromosome 3, Tgel_1.0, whole genome shotgun sequence genomic window carries:
- the LOC112621398 gene encoding keratin-associated protein 26-1-like, which produces MSCPNYCSGNCSSRSLRTSSHIPLTSIALCPTNVSCGDVLCLPASCQDPTWLTDNCQETCGEPTSCQPAHCETGNLETSCGSSTAYYVPRPCQGSSFLPAASFVSSSCFPLSCRPQSYVSSGYRPLRLLLNSYQPLGGCVPSGYRPQSCFSNSCQPQNLLTSGCRPSSCLAYGPQTLHVVSSSLRPLRPPFSGCQPLTHVFNTCRPSCSGL; this is translated from the coding sequence ATGTCTTGCCCCAACTACTGCTCTGGAAACTGCAGCTCAAGATCTCTCAGAACCTCCTCCCATATTCCTCTCACCTCCATCGCCCTCTGCCCTACCAACGTCAGCTGTGGAGATGTCCTCTGCTTACCCGCTAGCTGTCAAGACCCTACCTGGCTCACAGACAACTGCCAAGAGACCTGCGGTGAACCAACCAGCTGCCAGCCAGCCCACTGTGAGACCGGCAACCTTGAAACCTCTTGCGGTTCTTCCACTGCCTACTACGTGCCCAGGCCCTGCCAAGGAAGCAGTTTTCTTCCTGCTGCTTCTTTCGTCTCCAGCTCCTGCTTTCCACTATCCTGTAGACCACAGAGCTACGTGTCCAGCGGCTATCGTCCACTGAGGCTGCTGCTCAATAGTTACCAGCCCCTAGGAGGCTGTGTGCCCAGTGGCTATCGCCCCCAATCCTGCTTCTCCAACAGTTGCCAGCCCCAAAACCTCCTCACTTCTGGATGCCGACCCTCGAGTTGCTTAGCCTATGGTCCTCAAACTCTTCACGTTGTGTCCAGCAGCCTCAGACCTCTGAGGCCTCCGTTCAGTGGTTGCCAGCCTCTGACCCATGTGTTTAACACGTGTCGTCCATCTTGCTCTGGACTGTGA